A stretch of DNA from Triticum dicoccoides isolate Atlit2015 ecotype Zavitan chromosome 2A, WEW_v2.0, whole genome shotgun sequence:
CCTAGAAGTTCTGGACTCGGTCCCAGGCATCCGGCCAGCCCGTGATCCACCACAGTATGGTTTGCATGAAACCCAATGGTTCGAGTACCTTCTCAGATGTCCGGGCTTCCCCCGGATGTCCTTCCAGGACAAACACACGGGGAGCAATGTCGTCCGACTATTAGCTCAACTGTCAGAAGTTGACTTAGTCAGACCATCTGAATCCCTAGCTAGATCATCCGGATTCCTATCTGGACATTCAGGCTCCTAACTTAAACAAATCAAACATCTCCTTTCTCATGAAGCTATGTATACCCCTCTACCACATCGGTAGAGGGTTGAACACTACACTCTATAATTCATCCCGAAGAACACAAAGTGCTCGATCCCACTCACTCTCTCCCACAATCAATCTTAGATCCTGAAGAGATTTGTGATAGTTCTTGAGAGGAATTCCACCAGGTGATAgatccactctctctctctctctctctctctctctctctctctctctctctctctctctctctctctctctccctcccaaagCAAATCATAATTTGAGCAAgccttgagcatttcccccttggtcttgttactcttggagattGGATATCCTAGGCGATAGGAGTTCTTCGCAAAGGAATTGTGATTACCTcaagaaagtttgtgaaggtttggaggccgcctcatgGTCTACACACTAGCGGTtgagaatcgccttcgtggtgatatctcgaggagaatagggtgaatcTTCATGGTGTAGGTGTGCCTTTGTTGTAACACCCGCCCTTTCAACGGTGACTTGTTTCCCTCCAAGAAAGTGAACaccgggatacatcctcgtcttcgAAGTTTGGTTATCCTTAACCCCAGCTCTTTACTTGTGGTTTATTTTGTCTCCTTGTCTTGACTTGCTATATCATATTATGGTTGTTCGTCTTCACGGTTGTTGTTGAGTATATTGCGGCACTAGAATTACCTTTGCAATAGTTAGGCTAACTTTCATATTCTGCATAATTGCCCAAAATTGCTAAGTAGTGAttaaaaatttgtaattgtacctattcaccctctCTAGGTCCATTTCAATCCTTTCACTCATCGTCTCATGATCTTATTTGAAGAGCCAGCGGCAGATCAACCATTGGGTGTCTCCTTTCTTCATCGAAGCCATGCTTGGGGAGTGAACTCAGTCCACCAGCCGATGCTCGTTTGCGCCGACGGAGAGCTCACATATGACATCACCCCAAACATGACAATCATGAGCTCTTTTCCCTCTTATGCCTCGACGAACAACACCGCCAACAAAGAGAGGGGATGGGTCGGGTGGATCTTGTAGAGGGCTCTCAAATTTGAgtggtgggggagagaaaaacccgAGCAAGTTTACTCTCCAAAATATGTTCCATGAGTCCATTCTACCATCACTTTGCTTTAGAGAAATGTATCGCCAAGAGCGAGAAATTATAGTACCATTTTTGGTACCCAGCGAGCTCTCTGTATATCGGGCTGTTTTTTAATATTTAACCATTGACCATTTTGGATAAAAATCTCTTACTACTTCTCTACTCCCTTCGTTCTAAAATAGacaactcaactttatactaattttaatataaaaatagtataaaattaggtcatctattttaaaacgaAGGGAGTACTTTCGAGTAAAGTGTACATGCCGTTTAAACCTTTCTCACGCGTGCATGAATTATTTATAGGACCGGTCTAGCGAGCGGCCGGCTCCTCGCTACACTTTGCGAGCGGCCGGCCTAAAATTGCAAGTTTTGGTCCCTAATAATCTATAAATAATAATTACTTAGTATGTGTCTTTTTTATCAGTTAGTGGATGTTTTTGTTATCATTAAATGCGTATAGCAAATGCGTACAGACTAGTATGTGAAACACATTTATTTTTGCCTCTTAAATCTTTAAaaagtcatatcttttaaaccacacGTTGGAAGTCAGATCCGTTTTCACCTTTGGATTCATcgtgacgagatcttcgaaactagatcccgcatgggtatgttttgatgaatttttttgatgCCAACTTTGATGCTATATGGTGCAACTAAAGTACTGCATTGTGCAACTAGAATACATTGCCGCGTCAACTGAGTATATGTGTGTGTaactagtcctgccaactaaatatcaatgcgtgtgcaactagtgtcctgccaactaaacatcaatgtgtatgCAACTGGACTATATTACAAGCCAACTAAGCATATGTGTGTGCAATTAGtattcctgccaactaaacatcaatgtgtatgCAACTGGACTATATTACAAGCCAACTAAGCATATGTGTGTGCAATTAGtattcctgccaactaaacatcaatgtgtgtgcaacttgaCTACGGtacaagccaactaaacatcaatgtgtgtgcaactagactacattacaagttATGACAATTCATATGCGACTATGCGGACCAGATTGTGCAACTCTGTGGCCATGTATGTGCCAACTAGAACTACTATGTGTTCAATTACAACTACTGTGGATGCAGCTCCAAAAAACTGGGTTTGAAAAAATTGCACCATGCAGTACTAAACTTGCACAAAGCAGTACTGAAGTTGCACAATATAGCGTCAAAGTTGGCATCAAAAAAAGTTCGTCGAAACATACTCATGggggatctagttttaaagatctcatCGCAAAAAATTCAACAGTGAAGACGGATCTGAATTCCGGCGAGCGGTTTGAAAGATATGACTTTTTAAAAATTCGGAAAACCAAAATAATTGTACGTGAAGCTGTTTGTTTCAAATTGGACTAACCAGTGTGAACACATTAAATACTAAATAACAACATGCACTAACAGACAAAAATACAACTCATGCATGGTAAAAAAGTTCGGCCGCTCGTTTTCTCCAATTAGCGCACGGCCACTTTTTAAATTTTAGGTTATTTATAACCACCAACATTTACCGGAGGTGCGTATATAGATACAATCATACAAACAGTAGGAAGTAGAAAAAGGCAGAAGTAGTATTCCGGAGTGACACCGCACGGGGAGCCGTGCCCTGAGAACCGGAAGCCCGAAACGTGTCAGGCAGACGCCCCTACGCGGCCTCGACACGTCACACATCCCCAAGTACCACCACTACCAACCGCGGCCCCAGCCGAGCCGCGCCGAGCCGCGCGCCGCCCGATACCGGCTGGGCTTGTCGGGGTCCAACACGTGTACCCGCTGTCCGACACGTGGCCGGCCTCCATGCGCTCGTAGTCCCATCCAACTAGCCCCCCCCTGTTCCCGTCTCCAAACAATCTCATTTCGGTTTAATGGAGGGAGCAGTCTAACAACGAAGGAGATTAGAGCGACACGCAGGCCTCCTTCTCTTCTCCTCTCCTCTNNNNNNNNNNNNNNNNNNNNNNNNNNNNNNNNNNNNNNNNNNNNNNNNNNNNNNNNNNNNNNNNNNNNNNNNNNNNNNNNNNNNNNNNNNNNNNNNNNNNNNNNNNNNNNNNNNNNNNNNNNNNNNNNNNNNNNNNNNNNNNNNNNNNNNNNNNNNNNNNNNNNNNNNNNNNNNNNNNNNNNNNNNNNNNNNNNNNNNNNNNNNNNNNNNNNNNNNNNNNNNNNNNNNNNNNNNNNNNNNNNNNNNNNNNNNNNNNNNNNNNNNNNNNNNNNNNNNNNNNNNNNNNNNNNNNNNNNNNNNNNNNNNNNNNNNNNNNNNNNNNNNNNNNNNNNNNNNNNNNNNNNNNNNNNNNNNNNNNNNNNNNNNNNNNNNNNNNNNNNNNNNNNNNNNNNNNNNNNNNNNNNNNNNNNNNNNNNNNNNNNNNNNNNNNNNNNNNNNNNNNNNNNNNNNNNNNNNNNNNNNCACGCGCGTCGGAGGGATCTGATTGCCGCCGATTCTACTGGCTCTGCTTGCCCGGCGCTCGTCGATTGTTTGTTCCTCCCTGGGCGCTGTGATGTTCTTCCCTCTGGGTTTGGAGACCGAGAATTGCCCCGCGCGGGACGGATTCGCGGCAATGGCGAGGCGTTCCTGAGAATTTGGCCGTCCTTGGAGCTTCGGGGGAGGAGGGATTGGCGTGTGCTTCGCGGCGGGGAATTGCTTGCTCTCTCTCTCTGCCGGACGGACATGGCGTCGAGGGACTTCTTGGGCAGGTTCGGCGGGGAGAAGGGGGCGGCGTCGGACAAGGcggggggcggcgccggcgaggcggaCGAGGTGGTCGAGCTCAGCCTCGGCCTGTCCCTGGGCGGCTGcttcggcgccaactccggccgggACGCCAAGAAGCCGCGGCTGGTGcgctcctcctccctcgccgccatgTGCTCGCTCCCGGGCACCAGCGACGACCTCGCCGCCGCGACGCCCCCGCCGGCGCCGCTGATGCGCACCAGCTCGCTCCCCACCGAGACCGAGGAGGAGCGGTGGCGCCGGCGCGAGATGCAGAGCCTCAAGCGCCTCCAGGCCAAGCGCAAGCGCCTCGAGCGCCGCACCTCCATGAACTCCGGCAagtccggcggcagcagcagccggGACGACGCCCAGGAGCCGCTCTACCCCAGCGCGTTCCAGCTCCGCCGCTCCGTCGTCGACCAGGGGAACCCCTCCTCAAGCATGCCCGAGCAAGGTATGCACATGCTTTCACCAACTATTCGCTACAATCAGCTTGCAAGTCCCACTGTTCTATTGCGCTTCCTTGCTCGAATTATTCATCCAGCTGCCTGTTAAGCTCTCGGCGATCCATGCAGGTCGGTGTCATGCCGAGCTCACCGTAGTTCTTTCGGTAGGAGATGCATGGGCAGAGGGGGGATCTAAAAAGTCGAGTGTTCTTTGCCATGGATCTTGCTTTGGTATTGTGATTTACCGGGATCGATTCGTTAGAACGCTAGCTCAGCCGATGCTTTTCTTTTTCGCCAAATTCGTTAGAAATGGGGAATTCTTTTCTGCACAACCTGATGATGCTTCCACGTACGCATGGGATTTGTTGTGTTCTTTTCGGGGCGTTTGTTTTGGGTGATGTCATTTCTGGGATTATTTCGAGCCGTGCTGTTGCTCCTAGGGTCTGGAGAGATGCCTTCTACGGCATGTTTCTAAGCAGCTTCTAAGCTTTTAGTCACTACTAGTCAGTAGTTACGTAGCGTCAGAGTCTGATTATTGAGGCTAATCACTATCCGAGCAGCTGCTAAACATATATGATTTGAATTGTCTACCTGAAAAACTGGAAAGCACTGACGATTAGTAAACGGAAAAGAGCACATTGGGATATGAATCTTTATTGACATGTTGGAATATGAAAATgtgacatctcctcctcctctgCATTGGTGCAGGTAGCGGTGATGGCGCTGAGGTGAAGAGCACATCGAGCATGGAGATATCTTCCGATAATAATAACAATGCCAGCAACCAGAACAAATCCCTCCCGCCGCCGGCACCATCTCCGGCGGCCGGGAAGCTGCCGAACGGCATCGTCAAGGAGCAACCGCCGTTGCGGACCCTCCGGTCGCTGACGATGCGCACGACGAGCACCGGCGACCTGCGGAAGAGCATGATGGAGGACATGCCGATGGTCTCGTCCAAGGTGGACGGCCCCAACGGCAAGAAGATCGACGGCTTCCTGTACAAGTACAGGAAAGGGGAGGAGGTGAGGATAGTGTGCGTTTGCCACGGCAACTTCCTCACGCCGGCGGAGTTCGTGAAGCacgccggcggcggcgacgtcaCGAACCCGCTCAGGCACATCGTCGTCAACCCCTCGCCGTCGGTCTTCTTGTAATGCCGCCGGAATGTGTACCTAGGGGGAGAGACGCTCTTTTCCTCTCTTTCCTTTTTTACTCTGAATTTTTAGCTATCATTACAGTGTATTATGTTTAGCGGCCTGCCTGAGGTGTTTACTGTAAGTTAAGGGAGTGAACTAATTTGAGAGAATTATCAGCTTCACAGTGTCCACAATGGATATGCTGCTTCAGTCGATGCGCGTGGCCTCGCACTAACTGTAAATGTGTAAGGTTTAGGAGAAGTCGATTTTGCCATGTTCAGTTACCGCTTACTCTGAACGCGTATCAACTCCAACGCCATCCGGTTTCACATATTCGGAAGCTATTGCGCTTTGGAGATCCCGGCCAAGTTGGTATAACTGGTTGGTAACGAAGAGTTTAaatgaatatgttgtggtttgcaaGGAACAAAAATGTACAGTACTGtagaaatctccaatatttctctatTCAATGACTTCTTTTCAAGAGCTTGGACCTAGATCCACCTACAGTTCCTCTCTTTCTCCTCTTCATTTAGACCATGACGATGGCCATGAGAAGGAGGCACCAATGAGAATTGTGGTGATTCATATGTCGGTTCCTTCCTACTTGAACCATTGCATGGCTTGGATTCGTTCGCCTATGCTCCCTTCCCCCCTTCCTCATGTCTTCACAAACAAACTCCTTGTAATCTACTGCGTTTTGGGGATCTCGACCAAATTGGTATAGCTGGTAAATGGTAATGAAGAGTTTCCATGTATTTATGTTGTGCTTTGCAAGGAAAAAATGCACAATAGTAGCAATCTGCCATTTGATTTGTGCTCTCTCTTCTTCCTTATGCTCCTCTGTCGCTTCCTTCCCATTCTTGTCCTCGACCGTAGAGGGGCAGAGTGGGTTTTCTCCTTGggggactaatgtgtttgcgagTATACACAAGAAGTAAGTTTCTCAGGAGTTAAGAGAAGTATGCTGGAGTGATAGAGGAGATTATTATTCGTgtgggagatgacccctaaaattgaaTCGAAGAGCAATTGTTTCGTTGAGTCGTAAGAGGAACAATTGACTGTTGCGAGAAGAATAAAGTCAGTGAATACATAGTTGTTTTCTAGTTTCATTTTTCTCTATTTAGTCAGAGGGCAAACCGTACTATTAGGAGGGTGAGATCCAAATGCAGTTGAGGTTTAGGTGTTCGATGTGTGCTCAATCATAAAACTATTTCTCCGAGTGAAGACAAGAGAAATCTCTTCATGCAGAGCAATTTTTCTCCGAGTCTGAGACAAAGTTcttcgggacttagagaaaaaaatcaCAAACCGTTGAATCGGCTAGACTTGTTCCTAAAGTAAGTTATTGCGTGAGTTTGAAATCCATCCATAATGCCACATGTCGATTGGCCATTAGGTGTCACGTGTCCCTATTGGTCATTTCACACCTCGGGATTGCTCCAAAATAAATAGCCGCCCACCCCATCCTGCAACAGTTGGTTGCGTTGTTTGATTTGACAAGAGTTTGTCTGAGCAACCCACTCTACGAGAAAATTGAGCAAATCCTAGAGAGAAAACCCTAGAGCCAAAAATATGTGAAGTGATTGAACATTGTGAATAACTAGATTGAAAAGAAGCTTGTGCCTATTACTCTTTTGGAGTGCACATCCACTAGACGGTTAGGCATCGGTCCGAgcaaccaagagtcattgtggttttCCAAGGACAAGTCTGTGAAAGTTTGGAGATTGCCTTGAAGAATCTACCGAGAGTAAATCAATCCGAGTTTGAGGAACTTCAGGTCAAGGATAATAGGATGGATAGAGATTTTCTCTCGTGTTGAATCATAAGTCCATCCAACCAGAAGTAGCACTTTGGTAGAAGtgtgaactggtcgaacaaatcacttGTCACCATCGAGCACCACTGATTTTGTCTCTACTTGCATTACTTTTAGTATTTTTTCCTCTCTTTGTATTATCCTCTGCCCCGAGTTTCCCCTCGGTGCTCAGTTCTTCGCAACTTATATGCATTCATCTCTGTGAGGTTCATCATGTTTACTCTAGAGTTATATCTTGCAGCTCCCGTATGCTTGTATGTTAGCTAGTTGTCATTTTACTCTAGTAAAATATGTCTCTATCATCACTACTGATAGTTTTATCTCTGCAGTTCTGCCTAGTTTCCTCACCAAGTCTGTTAATACTGTAATTTAATCTCTGCATTGTTTCTGCCTTACAGTAATTATTCCGTTGTGCTTCCTCGAGAGAATTCATTTCTTCTGAATATTTTTAAAAATCTCCTACTCATCCCCCCTCGAGTCAATTTCTGGCCCTGCAGTAAGCTTACAGTAGGATCAGATATCGACCAGAAGGGGGGTTGAATGGGAGATTCAATAAATACATTGAAAAAACAAGTTTTTAGAAGTAAAACAGTGTATGGAGAACAACTACCGAACATAATAGAGAGTAGGCAAAAACTGGACAGGGAGATAACTTAGAGAAACAACTAGAAAAATAGAGGTAAATctaagtagttgtacacacgagggtAAAGATAACATAGGCATCAAAATGACTAAGTTCTCATAAATGTCTCCGCAGCATTCATAGAGAAAACACCACAGAAAGTTCGCCCGAGTGCGCCCGCGGCCCATGCGTGATGGACCCCTGAGGAAATCGGCGTGGTGTGGAGCACCTAGGAAGATCGGGCAATGGGGAGAGTGTTAGGTAGGCATCGACACGATACGCACATGGATCGGACGACGGGGAGGGCATTCGCTAGTGAGGATCCCCTAGGAGGCGGGTACTCCAACATCCTTTATAGGGGTAATATCTAGTCATGACTTGAGCTACTTTGGCGTCTCGCAGTTATGTATTCACTACTACATGTCCAAATAACACGCGCTGGCCAAAAGTGTTTGTCATTAACGCGCTAGCACCTCGCGAGTGTGACCTGATCAGTGGTGATTTTATCATCACAGATCATGCGACTGGTAAGTGGTAGTTTTGAAGAGGGCGGCTAAAAAAAATTTGTTTTGACATAAGACAATTTGGGGCAGCACTGCTAGCACTGCAACCCCAAGATGTACTACACCACAAAGTTATATACACATGCACAATATGTAAGCACATCCTGCAAAAttgcattacatttcatacatacaTTGTCATATGTCCAAATATCTAGGGACATATTCAATAAGGTGCGCTAAGATAatttgatatttgggaagaagagCACTGACGACGATCCAATGGGGTGAAGAGTTTGCCATCGCAGAATCAACACCGACGTCGCAAGGGGAGTATATAAGTGCCAACAAATTTGATGCTACATATTTTTACCTTGCAATGAGTCTTTGAACCCACTAGAAAAGACTCTTAACTTCTCCCATTCAAGATCCTGAGATCAAACAATACTCCCTTCTTTTTCTATAGCGCACTTAAAACACAACATCGTCACTGTTGTGTCATTTTAGGTGCACTGCACAAATCCCTCTTTAACACTTTTACAAAAGAGTGATTTTGTGCAGTACACTAATAGGTCACAACGACAATTATGTGTACCCATTCTCTGTTCATCTAGAATAAACAACATATTAATTTTCTAAATTAATATCATACATATATAAGCATTGCTAAGTTAATAACCAACGAACAATAACATGCATACGCATGGTGGAATTAACATGCATACACATGGTGTCAGATGAATATACGCACGTATAAAAGAAGAATGAAATATAGTCCCTCCGTTACTTTTAAAATCAAATTGGATCAAAACTTTGAGTAGAAGTTGCTACAACATGGATCTTAAACGTGACATACTACTATAATAAAATATCCTAACATATAGTATTGTAGAAATCTCATAACACATAGCACATAATTAGATCAAAACTTTGAGTATAACACTTACTTAGATCTTCAACTATGATTGATAGAAATGAAGGGAGCTCACCACTGTGTCCACCGCCGCGGCTGAAGATGTTGGCACCTACGTCGGGAATGCAATCGCACTAACTGGCGCAGTCAACCCCTGTCACTGCAGCGTCACCGACGACGCGACACACAACCCGAGGGTAGCGTGAGTCGTGGGTGGAGCGGCATTGGCCCATCTGGATGGAGAGGAGGGGGTAGATGGAGCACTAGGACGGCGGGAAACAATGCGGTAGGGTGGGCGGCAGTCGGTTAACTCATGATAGGTTAAGTGTGTGAGTAGCTATGTTGTCATAAAGTCAACGGGGCTTCATCACTAACCGGTCGTCTTAGATGGTTGGTCAGTGATAATGTCCTAACAGTGACTGATTGCCAGATAAAACCAGAGAGAGAAAGGCAATTTGATGGTAAGATAAAAACCCATAATTTTTTCGACTAAAATCAATCATACCAAACTTTTACTGTGATAAAAAAAACTCTTCACAAGCAATTTTTTTGTTTCCTTGCTGCTTTTGTTCACTTTTCTTGCTAATATATTAACAAAAAGTAAGCAATGAAAATGcaaagtaacattttttttctcaagatggaggggggggggggtatagAAATCTTCCACGTCTTATGCCAATATATCTAGACCGTTGGGTTTCTTCTTTTTCATCGGAGTTTTAAGATAGTGGACCGTTCAGGCCGGGGGATGTTGAGACTCAAACTGTTGGTTGATGTCctttttttctactccctccgtttcaaaataaagtCGCTAATTTAGTACAACTTCCGGTATCAACACGTAGTCTGCCCACATGTAGCTTCATCTATGAAATCTTGTTGTTCGTGCTTGCCAAAAAAAACTTGTATTTTATAAAAATCAACTTGCAATCCACATTATAGTTACACAAATAAgataagtagtactccctccattccaaaatatagtgccccCCGCGCTTCctgaggtccaactttgaccataaatttaatcaaCGAGACCAACTGTGATGggagaaaaaaatatataattgaaaacttctttcgaatacgaattcactgatataatttttgctcccgccgcaatcagtcttgatagttaaatttacgtcaaaattaaagcacatagatagaggaagcactatattgtgaaatggagggagtaccaacCAACATGCACATCTTGATGTACTAAACACACCCCTAGCATTTTTGTCACATCTGGACCCGCCCTAGTTCAGATTTAGGTTTTTTACGTATCTTTCCCTTCGGCGCAACTAACACGCGCGACGTGCCATCTCAACCATCGTTTTTCGATCGACCTACCATCTCAACATTGGCTGCTGCAAAGCGCCCAATCTCAAGCCATTTCCTCGACACTGTCGTGTCCTATATTCCTACGCCAAAAGTGGACGCATCAGCCTTACAAGACACCATTGCCTAATGGGTGTACCTTCAGTGATTGTCGACCAGAGCCGGACCCGGACGCATGACGACCCGTCCATCCGGTTACCAGACGAAGCGTCGACAGGTcgagacggcgaggcgacggcatcCCGCATCCATTAGGTGTGTGTTTGGTTGTCCGCATTAGGCACAACCTAGTCCACGCGAGAAGAAAGTGACCCGTTTGGTTAGCTGCTTTTACTATGCGGCCCGCATCGCACAGAATTTAAAACACGTCTAGGCCAGGCTCAAGGGAAACACCCGAATCGGCAGTAGCTCGCGAGTCTGGCTCGTGCGAGGCAGGGGAGGGCAACGCGCTTCTCTCCTCGCGCGAGCAGGGGAGATGGCGCGAGCTTGCCCGCGTCGCCGAAAAATTGGCGGGAGGATTTCGGCTCACCTCCCGCCAAGTCCACCCCTATTTAGCCCATCCCTCACCGCCCCAACTCCCGCCATCATTCTTCCTCCGTTCGAGCTTTCCCGCCGACGCGCATCGGCACCGACGAGCAGGTAAGCGGCGCATCTTCATCGGCCGGCGGTCCACGGCGTCGGCGCTCCTTCACCGGCCGGCGTTGATCTTCCATGACCGCCCCCCTCGTCCTCAAGCTACAACCATGGCCTCTGTGAGTTCAATCTCCTTTCTCTCTGTTCCTTCTAGCTAGATCTGAGCTGCAGCTAGGGTTTGGTCTGGATGCATGGTTGATTAGTGGTCTGATCTGTGAGCTGATATGGTTGATTGCTATGCTGCGGTTGCAATTTGTGGCAGGGctagatgttcaagcatgtggtaggctagattagtagtagagtttTAAGTTGAACCTTGTACTTGTGTTGAATCATGCTTAGATCTGTGATT
This window harbors:
- the LOC119353874 gene encoding ninja-family protein 1; translation: MASRDFLGRFGGEKGAASDKAGGGAGEADEVVELSLGLSLGGCFGANSGRDAKKPRLVRSSSLAAMCSLPGTSDDLAAATPPPAPLMRTSSLPTETEEERWRRREMQSLKRLQAKRKRLERRTSMNSGKSGGSSSRDDAQEPLYPSAFQLRRSVVDQGNPSSSMPEQGSGDGAEVKSTSSMEISSDNNNNASNQNKSLPPPAPSPAAGKLPNGIVKEQPPLRTLRSLTMRTTSTGDLRKSMMEDMPMVSSKVDGPNGKKIDGFLYKYRKGEEVRIVCVCHGNFLTPAEFVKHAGGGDVTNPLRHIVVNPSPSVFL